In the Aptenodytes patagonicus chromosome 5, bAptPat1.pri.cur, whole genome shotgun sequence genome, cggggggccggggggccagCCCCGGAGGGGGCCCGGCAGCCGGAGCAGATTGGCTGCCGGCGAGGGCCTCCCTGGGCTCCTTAGAAAGGGCAGCGAGCGTGGGAGGCGCTAAGGGAGCAGGCAGCACGCCGAGCCGCACTCCTGTCCCGCTCGGCAGGCACggccggcggcggcaggcgggCAGTGCTGATGCCGCAGGTGGGTGGCCCCCCGGGGGGCCGGGGTATGGCACTACTGGCCCTGGCGCTGGCACTGGCGGGGTCCCCAGGCGGTGGGCAGCACTACGACTACTACGGCTGGCAGCCCGAGAGCCTGCCTCACGGGCGCTTCTACGGGCGGGAGCCACAGTGCCTCGACATCCCACCCGACATGCAGCTCTGCCACAACGTGGGCTACAAGCGCATGCGGCTGCCCAACCTGCTGGAGCACGAGACCATGGCCGAGGCCAAGCAGCAGGCCAGCAGCTGGGTGCCCCTGCTTGCCAAGCAGTGTCACACCGACACtcagctcttcctctgctccctcttcGCCCCCGTCTGCCTCGACCGGCCCGTCTACCCCTGCCGGTCTCTCTGCGAGGTGGTACGTGACTCCTGCGCCCCCGTCATGGAGTCCTATGGCTTCCCCTGGCCTGAGATGCTGCACTGTGGCAAGTTCCCCTCCGACCACGAGCTCTGCATCGCCGTCCAGTTCGGGAACAGCAAGGCCACACCGCCAGGTAAGCGGGAAGGGCACTGCGATGGGATGGGGATGCATGCAGGGCACCTGCCAGCAGTGTGTCCCCATGCAGCCAGGGACCTGCATGTGGTGTCCCCCTGCGGAGCCCCCACATCCCCATCTCTGCACCCTTCGAAACAGGGCCTGGGGTGCTGGCACTGGCCAAGGACCCTCTATctgcagcagggcacaagcaggCACAGTAACAGTGGCATCAGCTGCTTTGGCTGGGTACCACTCTCTGTCTGGGGAGCCAGGACAGGCTGGCCCCAGGGGAGTCAGGCAcccagctgcctggctggggagagcagaaCAGCcatgggagcagtgctggggatGAACATGGGATGaggtgggagctgctgggggaccTGTGGCGGAGCTgtgtccctctcctcctgctgggTCCCATCCCAGCAGCAAAAAGCATCCAGCATCCTGCACCTGTGGGTATCGGCCCCATGCTGCTGCCACAGGGTGGCTGTCCCATCAGGCAGGTGGAGGGGACATCACCCAAAAGCAGCCCAGGGTCAGGATCAGGGCTGTGACACCCTTCGGGCTGGGGccaccctggctgctgctgccactgctgcagtgCCCCAAAGCATCGGCAGCTGGACAAGAGATGTCCCTATACCCCATCCCTCCTGCGGGGGTGCTGGGACGCTGGCCAGCAAGGTAGTCTGTGCCCCCGGCATCATCCTGACACAGCTGcccagggagcagaggggctgctggggctctcCCAGCATATCCCGGTGGAGCTGGCCCAGGTGACAGGCgtcagcagcagggagctgtgaCAGTGGCTGGTCTCTCACCGCAGTGTCCAAGATCTGCACCCAGTGCGAGATGGAGCACAAGGCAGACGGCATGATGGAGCAGATGTGCTCCAGTGACTTTGGTGAGTGCTGGGGTCCCCTTCTCGGCCCACCCTGGACAAGGGGctgccctcccccagctctgAGAGCCCAGGAGGGGCTGGCTGGAGGGCACGGTTTTCCAGGGACAGCCCCATGGGAGACCCCCAAGCCATTCTCCTGAGCCCTGTGTGCATGGGATGGGTGCACCACGAGGGGATAGGCAGAGTGGGACATTTGGGAGGGTCACTGCGGGCCTctgctgtgtcccccccccaacaaccctttcccctccccacacaGTAACTTCCCCAGAGACCCTTCTTCTGGGTCCCACCCCAGGGACAGGCTGTACCCTGTTCTGCACAGGTGCCTAGCCCagacccccccccagcagcaccccagtAGTGCCCCAGGGTAGTCCCCCCCCAAccgtgccccacggctgccccacaCAGTGGTGAAGATGCGCATCAAGGAGATGACGAAGGAGAACGGGGAGCGGCGGCTGGTGGCCGCCCAGAAGAAGAAGGTGCTGAAACTGGGCCCGCTCAAGCGCAAGGACACCAAGAAGATGGTGCTGCACATGAGGAACGCGAgcacctgcccctgcccccagCTCGACAGCCTCAGCGGCAGCTTCCTGGTAATGGGCCGCAAGGTGGGCAGCCGCCTGCTCCTCCTCGCCATCTATCCCTGGCAGAAGCACAACAAGGAGATGAAGTTCGCCGTCAAGTTCATGTTATCCTACCCCTGCCCCCTCTACCACCCCCTGCTCTACGGGGCCGGGCAGCACTAGGGCTCTGCCCACCCTGTCCTGTCCCAGGACTCCTGCACTGGCCCGACGCTGCACCCCTGGCACCCCAGCTGCACCCCTGGCATCCCTGGTTGCACCCCAGGATGCCAGCTCTACTCCCCTCGGCCCCTTGGCTGTGCCCCAGGACCCTGCTCTGCACCCCCAGGATTCCCAGCTGCATTCATGGGAGCCTTGATCCACAGCCAGGACCCCTGCCCATGCCCAGGAGCTTGGGCTGCACCCAGGACCCTTGCTCTACATGCTTATGAGCCCTGCTCTGCACCAGAGACACCTGGCTACCCCCAAGCCCCCTGCCCGGCACCCCAGGGACCCTTGCCTGCACTTAGGATCTCTGCTTGGCCCTCTTGCGACCCCTTGGCTGCACCTGAGACCCCTACCCTGCACCCCTGtgtcccctgcccagctccctgatgACATGCCCCAGACCCTCAGCCCCACAGATCAGATCATCCCATGCCACCGTCCCAAGCTTGTGCCCCAGCCCTGGATCATCCCACCTGCGCAGGGACCCATCCCAGCCAAGGCTCCTGCCCCACTGTCCCGACAgactgtgtgtgtccccccccaaaaccaagtgCCTGGAGCAGCACATCCCCTGCCTGGGCTCCCCCACCCTTTCCAAACCAGATGGCTTAATGCAGGGGTCCACCTCCAAGCCCCCTAGACCAGCTTTGCCGCATCGCCCACCCACACCAAGACCCAGCCCAGGCACCCCTTGCCCAAGCACACCGCAGTAAATTATTCCGCCTCAGAGAAGCCTGTGTCCAGCTCCCTGTGGTTCATGGGCAACCACCCCTTGGGGCTCCCTCAGAGACCCCAGGAAGGGTGGGAGGGAGCTCCCAGTCCTACCCACTGAGTGGGGCAGcctgggggagctggggcagcctggGCTCTGCATCGTGCCCAGAGCCTGAGGCGGGGCAGCCCAGCCAAGCCAAGGGACAAGGTTCCCAATGGTCGCAGGCATCGCTGGAGACTCAGGCATCCCCGTCACCTCTGCGCCACCCCAGGGAGCCTGGCAGGGTGGCGAGATGGGGAGGATGGGTGGGGACAGGGGCATCACTGCTGCTAGAAGCCCCACAGCTGGGTCTGAGGGTGTTTGCCAGAGAGGTCTCTCCCTCCATCACCCCCGGGGGAGAGATCTGCATGCAGGCTGGTAGTTGCCAGCGCATGTGGGGAGCCTGGCACTGAGCATAGTGGAGGTAGATCCTGGGCCAGGATCCCTGGGCACCTCACCTCCACACCACCTGAAAGCCCTGtctgcagctcccagccagccctgcctggccaccaGACCTCCCACCCCACaacctccagcctcctccagaAGGTTCACTGGGGACACCCACCTGCACCAGCCAAGacccccccagcagcaccgggACCGGGGCAGCCCTCAGCCTGGCCCCTCTGAtggcagcagggtgctgccccTCAGCTCAGGTCCCCCAGCCTCGCAGCAagggctgcctctgccccagcagccccccggTCCCAGGAGGCAAGGGGGGCAGCCCACCTGCCCCTGTCCCACTCCAGCCCTGTTTACCCAGCGCATTCTTGCATCTGCCCATCCCGCTGGGTGAGGGAGGCATGAAGGCGGCCGCTGGGATATTTACCCAGCGCCTGGCTGCCTGACACTGCAGCTTCTCACCGGAGCTGGCCCTGCGGCAGGGGAGCctcccaggacaagaggggaatTGAGGCTGCGGGATGCCTGCGCCCACCCTCCTCCCAGCTGATGAGGCCACCAGGCACCTGCCCTGTGCCAGGGTGatccctgctccctctgcccccctTGGGCATGGCCTCGGCCCCACTAACCTCCCAGAGCCCCAAAGGGGCATcctgctccagccagggggaCGTGCCCCTGCCCCGCAGCTGGCCAGGGACACAGGGCAGCCAGCCCCTACCACAGCCTCACACCAGGGGCAGGCGGTTACTGCCCCCACCCTCCACGCTGGCCAATGTTTGGAGCGAGGCTGCTGAGCACGCTGCCATAGGAATAAACATCGCCAATTATGTCATTTTACTGCAAAACTTAAAGTGCACAAATAAAACCCCATCTCCCACAGCCCAAGTTTATCTGTAGCCCTCTGTATTTTGCATCATTAGCATCTTTCCAGGGAGCGTTTAGACATACATGGCCACCGCACTCATCGCTCCAAGTGTTTTCTCTGGAAAGATAAATAACTTCTCCCTGCCTCCCACCATCGGCCATCTGAGCTCTACAGCtcaacccccccagcccctcgcagACCAGTACTCGCCCCATTGCAGATATGCCCTCACCCACAAACACAACCCCACAGCTCTTGGGGTGCTACACAGCCCCCTCCCCAATGTTACAGCTGCTCCACTGCCCCCAGTAACTGCTGACCCCTCTGCATGCCAGCCCccccccgcacaccccagccTTGGAGCACACCCAGCACAGCTCAAACACCCCCATCATCACTGCCAAGTCcagcttttccctttccccaaaCTTCCATAGGGCACAGCTTGAGGAAGGGGTTTATGAGCCCACAGCCGAGAGGAGGGCTCAGGCTGCCGCCAGAGCTGCCCCATGAGAGCTCCCACGCTGGTGGGGTGTACAATCAGCAGTGAGATCTGGGCCCTCAGTGCCTTCCCAGGCTGGTGGGCGCCATGGCCCGGTGGGCACTGGGCAATGCCAGCCCAAgagcaccaccacccccccgggggggggccagggggagctgcagctgggcaggCCATGGCAGTTCCCAAGCTGCACAGCAGCCAGGGTCACATTCCTGGGATAGCTGGGAGCTTTGCTGTTCACACAGGGAAAGGTCACCCTTGTGCGCCGGGACCACCGCctaggcagggcaggggaaggagcagccccGGGAGGCAGAGAGGAAGCCCAGCAGCTCCCGCCAGGGCTGAGCTTCTCCCTGGCTCCAGCCCAGCAGGATCCAGCTCTGGCACAGCCAAGGATGGGCAGCtgcacacagccctgagcagggggCAAACAAGGCCACAGCACGACGGAAGATGGAAACCCCAGTAAGCAAGGAGAGCTGGTGGCAGAGACAGACCATTTCTCCGTGACCACCTGCAGGACAGCAGGGCCAAGGCCACATAGGTGCCGGCGTGACCTGGGACAGCTTTCAGTGGGGCAAGACAAGAGCCAGCTGAGGGCAAGAGATTTATTGGCCATTCTCTATATACACTTATATATTAATCTGTAGTAGAAAGCAGCAGTCACTAAGTGCACAGAGCAGCACCAACTCATGCCTCCTCTCACGCTGCAGCTGGAGACCCGGCcacacagcccagcccaagcTTACCCTCTTGCCTCCTCTGCACTACAGCCAAATACAGGGGGGGAAAGACTAAGCCTGCAGGCAGCGAGGCAGAGGAGCACAGGAGTGACTAGCAGTGTCTCAGCTGAGCCAGGACCAAAGACCACATCTCCTGGGAATGCAGGTAGAGCTCTGACTTGATCCCAAAAACACAGTCACCTAGCACAGTGCTGGGAAAGGTAAGGACAGAGCCCCAAGCTGGTTCTGCCCCACCCAGGAGGTGGAGGTAGGACCACAAGTGGGAAGGATGGCTCCTCCATCACTGAGCCAGGCCACGGGGCCTGGGCAagtacatggcagggcataaTGAGTGCCAGGGAGTGCCCAGGGCTTGGAGCAGCTGCCAGGGGGCAGCTACAGGGATGGGGGCACAGCTGTGGGCAATGCTCCACCACAGGGACCCAGCTGGTGCAGCAGATGCTGCATGGCAAGGAGGGCTGGTCTGCTCCCAGCCTGGCACTGGCAGGAGGAACAGCAAGCCCAAGCATCCTCTGGCAGGGTGACACCACGCTGGGAACCAAGCAGCCCAGGCTCGTGGCTGCAAGGGCACCCGCTGTCCCAGGTGTCAGGCAGTGCAGGACACAGGAGCTGGCTGGGCTTGTTTCAGTCACTTGATGAGCACCTGGTTGCACAGAGCACACACGAACACTGTCTCCCTCTGAGCCTCCGGGGCTGGAAAGGAAAGCAGGTGTCAGAggtgctccccttccccaccacggGCTAGGGACCCCAGCCACGGAACTGCTCCAAGAGCTGCAAACCCATCACCGCCCTGTCCtgagccaggctgtgctgggcaggtccTGTCTACCCTCCCCACAAGGTCTGGGGCAAATCCCTGCAGCAGACAGCACAagtgggagcaggagctctgccctcctccaCCTTTCCACTCACCTGTGGCTCCCATCACAGCCTTGGGGACTTTGAAGGAACAACACCTGGAGCAGAAGCTGTTCCCACAGTTACTGCAGCTCCGCTGTGGAGAGAGATGGAGGTGAGACACTACTCTGGCCCACTCCCAGCCCTCCCCGGCAAGCTCCAGTGCCAGAGCACGGCTAACAGTACTCCCTGCTGAAGGGGAGCGGGTGCAAGCCctgacagcaacagcagaggGGTCATCTGCCAACAACACCTGGACAAACCGCCCAGGCCTAACGCTGGATCTGCATTCAAGTATGCTCTAACACCACAAGCAGCCTGTGCCCAGTCTGAGAAGGCACTGGGAGCACAGGCTCCAGGAAGTTTAAGAACACTGTATCACTTCCTATGCTGTAACCCTGGAGGGATGCAAGCTCCAGAGAGTCCCAGACATGTATCAGACTAACCCAGGAGTAAGGGGAGGGGGCCATGAGtctggagaaggggaggcagcaggaagaCAGCAACATGAGTCTGGGGGGGGAGAAGAGATACATCCTTCCCAGAACCACCCAGGGGACTGTGCACCAAGCATCGCATGCAGGGGCTCAGATAAGACAACAGGGGTAGCCTTTGCTCCTCTAGTTCCCACAAGCAGACCCATGCTCTGCTTCACCAGAAAGCTCTCAGGCCACAGGAAATGGGCTAAACCGGGCACAGAGCAGGTGCCTTCTACACCAGCACATGCGGGTTTGGCCTGTGGCAGCTTCCAAAGGAGCAAATAGACAAAGGCTCTACAGCACAAGGGATCCCTGGCACCATCAGGCACGCGACAACACCCAGCACTTAGCTGAGGTCATCTGCTGCCAGGCTGTGACTGAGGCCAGCCACCCAGGCTGCCAGAGAAAGCCACAGCAAAGGCAGACATGCACAACACATCTGCCCCAGGTGCAAGCAGCAAGCTGGGGTAGAAGCTGAAGACTCACCCGCTTCTTGAGCACAGAGAAGGTGGCTGCACAGCCTGTGCAGCTCCCTGGAAGAAAGAGAGCAGAGGtcaggcagggctctgctgcctgggaCTGCAAGCGGTACAGTAACACCCATGGCTGTTGTAAAGGCTCAGCTCAGAGACGACATTGCTGCACCTCCCCATCCTTGCCCTTCCTAGGAGGGCTGGGAACATCCTCCCCTCCCCACGGAGGGGGGAGGTCATTGGAGGtgtcagcacagccccagcaggtACCACACCGCTCTGTCCACTCCCAATTCAGCGGTCACCACTGGGAGCAACACAGACCTGCTCTGCTGAGCTCCCCCAAGCAGCACCTGCTGCCAGCCTTACCGAAGTTGTTGCTGGGGTAGCGCTTGCGCAGGCGCTCAGTCAGGCGTGACACCTTGCTGCGGATCACCTCATTTTTGCTCATAAAACCATTGTCTGGGAGGCTGAGGTCAAAATCTGCTGAGCACTGAGAGCTCTCGTCATCCTCCTGCAGAGAGGAGAGCCAGCTGAGCACAAAGGGGTGGCTGGGGGCACGCTCGAGGGCTGTAGGGCAGCCCACCCCAGAGACGGGCACCCAACAAGCAGGATGCTCCACCTGGCATAGCCACAAGCCACCGGCAAACCAGGCAAAggctgccagctccagctgggagGAGGTGCCTCTCTTGTACACCTTGGCATGGCAGTACTCACCATGACCAGCAGCTGGTTCTCCTTCTCCCGAAGCATGGGACAGAGAGGAGAGGCAGTACAGATGGAGTCAGaggcacccagccccacagccaccctCCCTGAGCACCCAGCTTGCCCACCAAGGCACTCacccttcccacctcagctgcCCTGCAGACACAGCCCACCCCCACCCGCCTCAAACCTCGATAGCATCTTTGAACTCTTCATCAGGCtctgcctcctccgcctcctccacgCTGCCAGGGGTAAGGTCCTGCAGGAGATTCACAGAGCTAGTCCTGCTGTACCTGCACCCCCTGTCCAAAGGTGGGCCCACACTTCTGCAGCAGGTTCCAGGTCAAAGGACCAGGCCCATGAGAAGACATGAGTCCCAGAAGGTGAGGTGAGCCTCTGCCTCCCCAGACTGCATCCTTTACATGCAGCAAAAAGACTGAGCCAAGCCCCCAGTGCAGCAGGGCAGCCCTCCAGCAACTCAGGAGGAGCTCACAGGCTTCCAGCAAAGCTGGCAGCTGGAAGGAGTTTGTGGGTAGAGGGTCACAGGCACAGTCAGATGAAAGGGCTgaccctgcagctcccaccccacAACTGCCAGCCATGCCCCTATCTCACCTCTGTGCTGGTGGGTGTGGGGGTCCGATCCAAgggggcagcagctggcaggggtTCAGCAGCCTCTGGAGTGCTCTCGAGGGGTTTGGTGCCCACACACTGCTCGATTGAGGCCTTGAGCTCCATTATCACTGGTAAGAGGGGAACACGGCTGGAGCAGGGTGGcacttcccttctcccagccccaCCACACAAAAGCCGGCTGCAAGAGCCGATCTCCAGGGCTCAAGGTGGGACATTGGCACATACAACCTTCACCCATCAGGTACGCTGAGCCCTCCTCTGCTCACACATCAAAAGTTAGAGCAGCAAGGaaccccaccaccacctgccCCAGCTCAGGATAGGAAACAGCAGGGGCCTTAGTCACAGCTCAGCCACACAGATCTCATCCAACTCCTCCAGCACATGCCACAGAACAGGGAGTGCCTCCAGCTCTTCGCCTCCCTTCTGACAGCACGTTTTCAAGCCTGTGTCATACATTGCTACAGGCACCAAGAGTATTTCAAGTCCTGCAGAGCAGGGTCAGGTACCGAGAGGGGTGGCGATGCTCACGTGCAGGCTGCATTGCCAGGCCCCGGTTTGCCACAGTGCAGAGGAGAGCAGGAAACAGCACCCAGGCCAGGACACACATCAGGAGAGACTCTCGCCTCTCACAGCTGAGCCCCAGGACCCCACCACCCAACCTGGGCTGCTGAGCACCATCCCTAGGACATCATtgcccttggggggggggggggggcaagtcaGGTCCCATGACAGAGCCCAACACAGGACACTGGGCTCACATAGGACACTGGGCTCACATGAGGGTGCTGGGAGAGGCCCAGGGCAGGATCCATGGCTTCAGAGGGCCTTTCCCCAGCCCATCCCACACAGGCCACTTCCAGGGAGATCTCTTACCTTGGTAGAACTGGGTGTTCCCCAGGAAAAGGGTGCTGTTGAGGATGGCCAGGACCCAGCAGAGGGGCAGCAGGTAAAGgacacagacagagcccagcagcGCCCCATAAAacctgggaaggagcagcaggacaCTGGGGTCAAGACAGAGAAACTCACACCACAGCACAAGCCCCATTCCTCCATCTGGTCCTCCACCTGCTCTCTCCAAGTACTAAACACATCAAACGCAGTTCCACAGGCCTGGCCGGGCCCCTCTCCCCGCTGAGCCCGTCGCAGAATGCCTGACCCGGTACTACTCACTGGGAAGAGACAGTGGGGTTCTCCCAGTACAGTACACGGTACACTGCCTCGCAGCTGCAGCACATCCCGCTCAGGAATCCCTCCAGCTGGATCAGGCTGTAAATGAGACCTCACAGTGACAAAAGGGCCCCACAAACACACACCCTGGCTCCCCCACACTCATACGCTTCACGGTGGCCAGGCTGGCATGAACCCAGGCCCTCGGCAGCCGCAGAGAAGTCTTCCCGgctgcagaggccccaggagccCCACAGCCGGGAGGGGCTCCAGAGACTCACAAGCTCTTGACCTGGGCGATGGCCTCCTGCCGCGAGAGCTGCACCCTGCTCAGGTCCTCCCGGCGGACGCTGTGGTACCTCCTGCGCACCAGCTCCGGCTCCGAGGGCCGGGCCCGGCACATCTCCTGCAGGTAGCCCAGCAGGGCCGGCACCACGACCAGCAGGGCGAGCACCGAGTACCAGGCGGCTGGAAGAGGCGGGACAGCGTCAGCCTGGGGGGTCCGGGGAGGGGACCGGCCCCGTCCCCACCACACGCACCTTGGCCGAGGGTGAGCAGGAGGAAGTTGAGGCCGAGGCAGACGAGGAGGGAGCACACGGGTCGCTGCCACCTGCGGAGAGGAGGGAGGGTGAGGGACGTGAGGCCTCGGGGACAGTTTCGGTCCCGGCCCAGCCCGCACCTACCGGAGGAGGGAGCGGACGCCCTCGGCGGCGTCCCGCAGCGGCTCCAGGTAGAGCTCCAGCCGCCGGTAGCTCCGCACCAGCTCCAGCAGGTCGAAAGCAGCGGCGGCCTTGGGCGGCGACGGCTCCGGCGGCGCCtcaccgccccccgccgccccttcAGGGCCGCCTGCCGCCCCGTCCCGCTCCACCGCCTGCAtgacgggccgggccgggggagcgggaCCGGAACAGGCCGGGCtgggcccgccgccgccgagctCGGCCCTACGCTGCGCTCCGCTTCCGGGAAGCGGCCAGGTGCGCCGCGACCTCACCCGCGGCGCCGGCACGCAGCCAATCGGAAGAGCCGGTTTAGAAAGCGCAGGCAGAAGCCCCGCCCCTGCGTGGGCAAAGGGGCGGAAGAGGCCTGGGCCCCGGAAGCGGCGGCGGttcggccccgccccgccctgccccgcccaGGCCAGCCCCGCCCAGCCCGACCAGCGGGggcccggcagcggcggggccggccggggccggggcctgggACCCGGGCCCGTGGGTGTGCTCTGGGTCCTGCGACCGGTCTGGGCGTGGGGCTCGGGGCCGACCTGAGGCCGGGGCTCGGGCCCGGTGGGCCCGCTCTAGATACGGGGCTCGGCCCTGCCCTGGGGCTAATCTGGGTCCCGGCCCGGTCCCGAGCCGGGTCTGCTCCGGTCTAGGACTCAGTCCCAGCCTGGGTCCGGTCCCAGTCCAGGGCTGGGCACTGATCGCGGTCTGACCCCGATCCGGGTCTAATCCTGATCCGGGGCTCAGTCCCAGTCTGGAACTGACCCTGATCCGGGTCTAATCCTGATCCGGGGCTCAGTCCCAGCCTAGGTCTCGGCATGGCCTGCTCCCAGCCGTATTGGGGCACTGTGGCTTTGTCCCCACGGGCTCCATTGCTGGGGCACCTCTCCACGGAGAGAGACCAGGGACCAGCCCCGCACCAGGGGTCCCTGGGAGTGACCAGGGGGTTCCCCCTGGGCCCGTGAGCGTGGCTGGCAGCTCCTCCACTGCCCCTTCATGCCCCcaggccagcccagccctggctgcgcTGGCGC is a window encoding:
- the SFRP5 gene encoding secreted frizzled-related protein 5 — protein: MPQVGGPPGGRGMALLALALALAGSPGGGQHYDYYGWQPESLPHGRFYGREPQCLDIPPDMQLCHNVGYKRMRLPNLLEHETMAEAKQQASSWVPLLAKQCHTDTQLFLCSLFAPVCLDRPVYPCRSLCEVVRDSCAPVMESYGFPWPEMLHCGKFPSDHELCIAVQFGNSKATPPVSKICTQCEMEHKADGMMEQMCSSDFVVKMRIKEMTKENGERRLVAAQKKKVLKLGPLKRKDTKKMVLHMRNASTCPCPQLDSLSGSFLVMGRKVGSRLLLLAIYPWQKHNKEMKFAVKFMLSYPCPLYHPLLYGAGQH
- the ZFYVE27 gene encoding protrudin isoform X3, which codes for MQAVERDGAAGGPEGAAGGGEAPPEPSPPKAAAAFDLLELVRSYRRLELYLEPLRDAAEGVRSLLRWQRPVCSLLVCLGLNFLLLTLGQAAWYSVLALLVVVPALLGYLQEMCRARPSEPELVRRRYHSVRREDLSRVQLSRQEAIAQVKSFLIQLEGFLSGMCCSCEAVYRVLYWENPTVSSQFYGALLGSVCVLYLLPLCWVLAILNSTLFLGNTQFYQVIMELKASIEQCVGTKPLESTPEAAEPLPAAAPLDRTPTPTSTEDLTPGSVEEAEEAEPDEEFKDAIEEDDESSQCSADFDLSLPDNGFMSKNEVIRSKVSRLTERLRKRYPSNNFGSCTGCAATFSVLKKRRSCSNCGNSFCSRCCSFKVPKAVMGATAPEAQRETVFVCALCNQVLIK
- the ZFYVE27 gene encoding protrudin isoform X2, giving the protein MQAVERDGAAGGPEGAAGGGEAPPEPSPPKAAAAFDLLELVRSYRRLELYLEPLRDAAEGVRSLLRWQRPVCSLLVCLGLNFLLLTLGQAAWYSVLALLVVVPALLGYLQEMCRARPSEPELVRRRYHSVRREDLSRVQLSRQEAIAQVKSFLIQLEGFLSGMCCSCEAVYRVLYWENPTVSSQFYGALLGSVCVLYLLPLCWVLAILNSTLFLGNTQFYQVIMELKASIEQCVGTKPLESTPEAAEPLPAAAPLDRTPTPTSTEDLTPGSVEEAEEAEPDEEFKDAIEENQLLVMEDDESSQCSADFDLSLPDNGFMSKNEVIRSKVSRLTERLRKRYPSNNFGSCTGCAATFSVLKKRRSCSNCGNSFCSRCCSFKVPKAVMGATAPEAQRETVFVCALCNQVLIK
- the ZFYVE27 gene encoding protrudin isoform X1: MQAVERDGAAGGPEGAAGGGEAPPEPSPPKAAAAFDLLELVRSYRRLELYLEPLRDAAEGVRSLLRWQRPVCSLLVCLGLNFLLLTLGQAAWYSVLALLVVVPALLGYLQEMCRARPSEPELVRRRYHSVRREDLSRVQLSRQEAIAQVKSFLIQLEGFLSGMCCSCEAVYRVLYWENPTVSSQFYGALLGSVCVLYLLPLCWVLAILNSTLFLGNTQFYQVIMELKASIEQCVGTKPLESTPEAAEPLPAAAPLDRTPTPTSTEDLTPGSVEEAEEAEPDEEFKDAIEKENQLLVMEDDESSQCSADFDLSLPDNGFMSKNEVIRSKVSRLTERLRKRYPSNNFGSCTGCAATFSVLKKRRSCSNCGNSFCSRCCSFKVPKAVMGATAPEAQRETVFVCALCNQVLIK